In the genome of Mesorhizobium shangrilense, one region contains:
- a CDS encoding D-amino acid dehydrogenase, whose amino-acid sequence MRRRKERTMKVMVLGGGVIGVTTAYFLAEAGHEVTVIDRQKGPALETSFANAGEVSPGYASPWAGPGIPVKAIKWLLMKHGPLVVRPAFDVHMWVWLAKMLRNCTAERYAVNKARMVPLAEYSRDTLKALRETTGIAYDERAKGTLQLFRTQKQLDGTAGDIEVLKTYGVPYETLDPAGCIAAEPALAAVREKFVGGLRLPGDETGDCKMFTDRLAEMCVARGVTFEYETTIRRVVKNRNRITNVTTDKGWKSADAYVMALGSYSARLMRFLKRPIPVYPVKGYSITVPIKDADAAPVSTVMDETYKVAITRLGDRIRVGGTAEISGFDLRLHESRRRTLEHSVGDLFPGGGSMRDATFWCGLRPMTPDGPPLIGRTEFSNLYLNTGHGTLGWTMACGSAKVLADIISSRVPDINVRDLGPERYLK is encoded by the coding sequence GTGCGGCGCCGTAAGGAGCGAACGATGAAAGTCATGGTGCTGGGCGGCGGTGTCATTGGGGTCACCACAGCCTATTTTCTCGCCGAGGCCGGCCACGAAGTGACGGTGATCGACCGTCAGAAAGGCCCGGCGCTGGAAACCAGCTTTGCCAATGCCGGCGAGGTTTCGCCTGGTTATGCCTCGCCATGGGCCGGGCCAGGCATTCCGGTGAAGGCGATAAAATGGCTGCTGATGAAGCATGGTCCGCTGGTGGTGAGGCCGGCCTTCGACGTGCATATGTGGGTGTGGCTGGCCAAGATGCTGCGCAACTGCACCGCCGAGCGTTACGCGGTGAACAAGGCGCGCATGGTGCCGCTGGCCGAATACAGCCGCGATACGCTGAAGGCGCTGCGCGAGACCACCGGCATCGCCTATGACGAACGCGCCAAGGGAACGCTGCAGCTTTTCCGCACGCAAAAACAGCTCGACGGTACGGCCGGCGATATCGAGGTTCTCAAGACCTACGGCGTTCCCTATGAGACGCTCGATCCAGCGGGCTGCATCGCGGCCGAACCGGCACTGGCTGCCGTTCGCGAAAAATTCGTCGGCGGTCTGCGGCTGCCAGGTGACGAGACCGGCGATTGCAAGATGTTCACCGACAGGCTGGCCGAGATGTGCGTGGCGCGCGGCGTCACCTTCGAATACGAAACCACGATCAGGCGCGTCGTCAAGAACCGCAACCGCATCACCAACGTCACCACGGACAAGGGCTGGAAATCGGCGGACGCCTATGTGATGGCGCTGGGCAGCTACTCGGCGCGGTTGATGCGCTTCCTGAAGCGGCCAATCCCCGTCTATCCGGTCAAGGGCTATTCGATCACGGTGCCCATCAAGGACGCCGACGCCGCCCCGGTGTCGACGGTGATGGACGAAACCTACAAGGTGGCAATCACCCGGCTCGGCGACCGCATCCGGGTCGGCGGCACGGCGGAGATCTCCGGCTTCGACCTCAGGCTGCATGAATCGCGGCGCCGCACGCTCGAACATTCGGTCGGCGACCTCTTTCCAGGCGGCGGTTCGATGCGGGATGCGACCTTCTGGTGCGGTCTGCGGCCAATGACGCCGGACGGGCCGCCGCTGATCGGCCGCACCGAATTCTCCAACCTCTACCTCAACACCGGCCACGGCACGCTTGGCTGGACCATGGCCTGCGGCTCGGCGAAGGTCCTGGCCGACATCATCTCCAGCCGGGTGCCGGACATCAATGTCCGCGATCTCGGCCCCGAACGCTACCTGAAGTAA
- a CDS encoding nucleoside-diphosphate kinase has product MMSRNCCLTTKDLAVLEVMLERRRAFADPIVRMLEDKLANAGVVSIDAVEPDIATLNSRVVFRIDAGSVETRTLVQNEGRGPVGSSLSVATRRGLCMLGMAEGQTAMIEQADGRRESIQIKAVLYQPEAARRAVREKSAGAPRPHRLTLVYSAAAGSRPLGEMAGMLQTEDDDPGPSAA; this is encoded by the coding sequence ATGATGAGCAGGAATTGCTGCCTGACGACCAAGGACCTGGCCGTCCTCGAAGTCATGCTGGAACGCCGGCGGGCATTCGCGGACCCGATCGTGCGGATGCTCGAAGACAAGCTTGCCAATGCCGGGGTTGTTTCGATCGATGCGGTCGAGCCTGATATCGCGACGCTGAACAGCAGGGTGGTGTTTCGTATCGATGCCGGATCGGTGGAGACGCGAACCCTGGTGCAGAACGAGGGGCGCGGTCCAGTCGGCTCCAGCCTGTCGGTCGCAACGCGGCGCGGGCTGTGCATGCTTGGCATGGCGGAAGGACAGACGGCGATGATCGAGCAGGCTGACGGCAGGCGCGAGTCGATCCAGATCAAGGCCGTGCTTTACCAGCCCGAGGCCGCGCGGCGGGCCGTCAGGGAAAAGTCGGCGGGCGCGCCGCGGCCGCATCGGCTCACCCTTGTCTACAGTGCCGCAGCCGGCAGTCGGCCCCTTGGCGAAATGGCTGGAATGCTGCAGACAGAGGATGACGACCCCGGTCCCTCGGCGGCGTGA
- the rnk gene encoding nucleoside diphosphate kinase regulator — protein MQHAAGLPPSNRLLVSDADHDRLTGLARAFLDRAPDTAEELLSEMDRAVITTAAAMPADVVRMGSVVTIRAVGGDSQRITLVYPGEADIAENRISVLTPMGTALIGAAIGEVVCWSSRDGRELSVTIEAVDTPASCQRS, from the coding sequence ATGCAACATGCAGCAGGATTGCCCCCGTCGAACCGGCTTCTGGTCAGCGATGCCGACCATGACAGGTTGACGGGTCTCGCAAGAGCGTTTCTCGACCGCGCGCCCGACACGGCCGAGGAGCTGCTTTCGGAAATGGACCGGGCCGTCATCACGACGGCGGCGGCGATGCCCGCCGATGTGGTGCGGATGGGCTCGGTGGTCACGATCCGCGCCGTTGGCGGGGACAGCCAGCGCATCACGCTGGTCTATCCGGGCGAAGCCGACATCGCCGAAAACAGGATCTCGGTGCTGACACCGATGGGAACGGCGCTGATCGGCGCGGCCATCGGGGAGGTCGTGTGCTGGAGCAGTCGTGACGGCCGCGAACTGTCGGTGACCATCGAGGCCGTCGATACGCCAGCATCCTGCCAACGGTCCTGA
- the alr gene encoding alanine racemase: MSKTPAKPETTSVSTDAAGAILTIDLGAIRENYRRLKAQLGNVSCAGVVKADGYGLGASQVAGALVAEGCDVFFVAHLAEGVALREALGAKPAIYVLNGMPPGSEPEAVAAELSAVINSVDQLAAWREAASRSGRKLPAAVQVDSGMSRLGMSPQEVEQVATDPHAFDGVDVTFVMSHLACADEPEHPANERQRLEFERLRKLLPPAPASLANSSGIFLGQRFHFDLARPGAALYGINPTPARPNPMLPTARLEAKVIQTRNVASGAGVGYGHTFHATGPLAAATISLGYADGWHRRAASAAWFEGVRLPFLGRVSMDSIILDISALPSGRLGEGDLVELLGPSQSVDDAAGHAGTIGYEILTSFGHRFHRRYIGG, encoded by the coding sequence GTGAGCAAGACGCCAGCAAAACCCGAAACCACATCTGTCAGCACCGACGCCGCGGGCGCGATCCTGACCATCGATCTCGGAGCCATCCGTGAAAATTACCGGCGGCTGAAGGCGCAGCTTGGCAATGTTTCCTGCGCCGGCGTGGTCAAGGCCGACGGTTATGGGCTCGGCGCCAGCCAGGTGGCCGGGGCATTGGTGGCCGAGGGCTGCGATGTCTTCTTCGTGGCGCATCTGGCCGAGGGTGTTGCGTTACGCGAGGCGCTCGGTGCGAAACCGGCGATCTATGTTCTCAATGGAATGCCGCCCGGCTCCGAGCCCGAAGCGGTCGCGGCGGAACTCTCCGCCGTCATCAACAGCGTCGACCAGCTGGCAGCGTGGCGCGAGGCGGCCAGCCGCAGCGGGAGAAAACTTCCGGCCGCGGTCCAGGTCGACAGCGGCATGTCGCGTCTCGGCATGTCGCCCCAGGAGGTCGAGCAGGTCGCCACCGATCCGCATGCGTTCGATGGCGTCGACGTCACCTTTGTCATGAGCCATCTCGCCTGCGCCGACGAGCCGGAGCATCCCGCCAACGAGCGCCAGCGGCTGGAATTCGAACGGCTGCGCAAGCTGCTGCCGCCGGCGCCGGCATCGCTTGCCAATTCATCCGGCATCTTTCTCGGGCAGCGCTTTCATTTCGATCTCGCCCGGCCGGGTGCCGCGCTCTACGGCATCAATCCGACGCCGGCCAGGCCGAACCCGATGCTGCCCACCGCGCGGCTCGAAGCAAAGGTCATCCAGACACGCAATGTCGCCAGCGGAGCCGGCGTGGGCTATGGCCACACGTTTCACGCGACCGGGCCACTTGCGGCGGCGACGATTTCGCTCGGCTATGCCGATGGCTGGCATCGCCGCGCGGCGTCCGCTGCCTGGTTCGAGGGCGTGCGATTGCCCTTCCTTGGACGCGTGTCGATGGATTCGATCATTCTCGACATTTCCGCCCTGCCGTCCGGCAGACTGGGCGAGGGGGACCTTGTCGAACTGCTCGGCCCCTCGCAGAGCGTCGATGATGCGGCTGGCCATGCCGGAACAATCGGCTACGAAATCCTGACCAGTTTCGGACACCGGTTCCACCGCCGCTACATTGGTGGTTGA
- a CDS encoding RNA pyrophosphohydrolase gives MAKKVDRETLPYRPCVGLMILNAEGLVWVGHRIAEPDSEFAGTTQLWQMPQGGIDKGEEPLQAAERELYEETGMRGVSLLAEAPDWINYDLPDHLVGVAFKGRYRGQTQKWFAFRFHGDASEIQINPPPGGHTAEFDKWEWRPMQDLPDLIVPFKRKVYEEVVAAFRHLAG, from the coding sequence ATGGCAAAAAAGGTCGATCGCGAAACACTGCCTTACCGTCCTTGTGTCGGGCTCATGATACTCAATGCCGAGGGCCTGGTCTGGGTCGGGCATCGCATCGCCGAACCCGACAGTGAATTCGCCGGCACGACGCAGCTCTGGCAGATGCCGCAGGGCGGCATCGACAAGGGCGAGGAGCCGTTGCAGGCGGCCGAGCGCGAGCTCTATGAGGAAACGGGCATGCGCGGCGTTTCGCTGCTGGCCGAGGCGCCCGACTGGATCAACTATGATCTGCCGGATCACCTTGTCGGCGTCGCCTTCAAGGGCAGGTATCGCGGCCAGACGCAGAAATGGTTCGCCTTCCGCTTTCACGGCGATGCCAGCGAAATCCAGATCAATCCTCCGCCGGGCGGCCACACCGCCGAATTCGACAAATGGGAATGGCGGCCGATGCAGGACCTGCCCGACCTGATCGTACCCTTCAAGCGCAAGGTCTATGAAGAGGTGGTGGCGGCCTTCAGGCACCTCGCGGGCTGA
- a CDS encoding divergent polysaccharide deacetylase family protein, protein MADFGKDIERPLGQTVRPRAASSGISARAVTAGVVVLAVVGISGAIALREKPFRKPQEAVVSTPMVAATEPTVAPVSQLAPATRKPETPAKTGGPQIIHVQQEEGDGPPKAAIVIHDPSTIGQNLKIAHIPDKALIEASDTGPLPIRSADGRRPFDVYARPWSGARGARVAIVIGGLAVSQTGTQAAIAKLPPEVTLAFAPQGNSIGRWMQAARQSGHEIVMQVPLEPFDYPNVNPGRNTLTVAGTADENLKNLHWALSRTTNYTAVMNYMGARFSADAAAMGPFMAELGKRGLAYIDDGSSSRSLAPDLALKDGVPFVSGDTAIDAVQDRGAILKKLDGLEATARAKGFAVGIGSAFDLTVDTVSTWVAEAKKRGIEIVPISAVAIDPQKG, encoded by the coding sequence TTGGCTGATTTCGGCAAGGACATCGAACGCCCGCTCGGACAGACCGTCCGGCCACGCGCGGCGTCGTCAGGGATCAGCGCCCGCGCGGTTACGGCAGGCGTCGTCGTGCTCGCCGTGGTCGGTATCTCCGGTGCGATTGCGCTGCGGGAAAAGCCGTTTCGAAAGCCGCAAGAGGCCGTTGTTTCGACACCGATGGTGGCAGCCACCGAACCCACTGTCGCGCCGGTCAGCCAATTGGCGCCGGCAACGCGGAAGCCGGAAACCCCGGCCAAGACCGGCGGCCCGCAGATCATCCATGTGCAGCAGGAAGAGGGGGATGGGCCGCCCAAGGCGGCCATCGTCATCCACGACCCGTCGACGATCGGCCAGAACCTCAAGATCGCGCACATCCCGGACAAGGCACTGATCGAGGCCAGCGATACCGGGCCTCTACCGATTCGTTCCGCCGATGGCCGTCGGCCGTTCGACGTCTATGCGCGGCCCTGGTCCGGTGCGCGCGGCGCGCGCGTGGCGATCGTCATCGGCGGGCTCGCCGTGTCGCAGACCGGCACGCAAGCAGCCATTGCCAAATTGCCGCCGGAGGTGACGCTGGCCTTCGCGCCGCAAGGCAACAGCATCGGCCGCTGGATGCAGGCCGCACGGCAGAGCGGCCACGAGATTGTCATGCAGGTGCCGCTGGAACCGTTCGACTATCCCAACGTCAATCCCGGGCGCAACACGCTGACGGTGGCAGGGACAGCGGACGAGAACCTGAAGAACCTGCATTGGGCGCTGTCGCGCACCACCAACTACACCGCCGTCATGAACTATATGGGCGCGCGTTTTTCCGCCGATGCGGCAGCGATGGGGCCGTTCATGGCCGAACTCGGCAAACGGGGCCTCGCCTATATCGACGACGGATCGTCGTCGCGCAGCCTCGCACCCGATCTTGCCCTGAAGGACGGCGTGCCCTTTGTCTCCGGTGACACCGCGATCGATGCTGTGCAGGATCGCGGCGCCATCCTGAAGAAACTCGACGGACTGGAAGCTACGGCGCGGGCGAAGGGCTTTGCGGTCGGCATTGGCTCGGCCTTCGACCTGACGGTCGACACGGTGTCGACCTGGGTGGCCGAGGCCAAGAAACGCGGCATCGAGATCGTGCCGATTTCAGCGGTGGCCATCGATCCGCAAAAAGGCTAA
- a CDS encoding S41 family peptidase: MMRKLSLLFAGALMGASAMSLVYGAPGSTANAAGSETYKQLAIFGDIFERVRAQYVTPPDDKSLVENAINGMLASLDPHSSYMNAEQAQDMRVQTKGEFGGLGIEVTMENDLVKVITPIDDTPAAKAGVLAGDYIAKIDGEEVRGLTLNDAVEKMRGLVNTPIKLTILRQGADKPIELTVVRDIIKVKAVKFRVENDIGYMKITSFTEKTYDDLENAIDTIKKQVPDDKLKGYVLDLRLNPGGLLDQAVSVSDAFLKRGEIVSTRGRDPKDVTRFDAKPKQVDDINGKPMIVLVNGGSASASEIVAGALQDLRRVTVVGTQSFGKGSVQTIIPLGENGALRLTTALYYTPSGKSIQGKGITPDIKVDQPLPPELQGRDLTRGESDLKGHIKGADESSTGSGSAAYVPPDPKDDLQLIHAEQLLRGQKTDPSFPPNPEKAVLNQ, encoded by the coding sequence ATGATGCGGAAACTGTCGCTTCTGTTTGCCGGTGCGCTGATGGGCGCGTCCGCCATGAGCCTTGTCTATGGCGCGCCCGGCTCGACGGCGAATGCTGCAGGGTCCGAGACCTACAAGCAACTGGCGATCTTCGGCGACATCTTCGAGCGCGTGCGGGCCCAGTATGTGACGCCGCCCGACGACAAGTCGCTGGTCGAGAACGCCATCAACGGCATGCTTGCCTCGCTCGATCCGCATTCGTCCTACATGAACGCCGAGCAGGCGCAGGACATGCGGGTGCAGACCAAGGGTGAGTTCGGCGGCCTCGGCATCGAGGTCACCATGGAAAACGACCTGGTCAAGGTCATCACACCGATCGACGACACACCGGCAGCCAAGGCTGGCGTGCTCGCGGGCGATTATATCGCCAAGATCGATGGCGAAGAGGTTCGTGGCCTCACCCTCAACGACGCGGTCGAGAAGATGCGCGGCCTGGTCAACACGCCGATCAAGCTCACCATCCTGCGCCAGGGCGCCGACAAGCCGATCGAGCTGACGGTTGTGCGCGACATCATCAAGGTCAAGGCGGTCAAGTTCCGGGTCGAGAACGACATCGGCTACATGAAGATCACCTCCTTCACCGAAAAGACCTATGACGATCTCGAGAATGCCATCGACACCATCAAGAAGCAGGTGCCGGACGACAAGCTCAAGGGCTACGTGCTCGATCTGCGCCTCAACCCAGGCGGCCTGCTCGACCAGGCGGTGAGCGTGTCCGACGCCTTCCTCAAGCGTGGCGAAATCGTCTCGACGCGTGGCCGGGATCCCAAGGACGTCACCCGCTTCGACGCCAAGCCGAAGCAGGTCGACGACATCAACGGCAAGCCGATGATCGTGCTCGTCAATGGCGGTTCGGCCAGTGCGTCCGAGATCGTCGCCGGTGCGTTGCAGGATCTGCGCCGTGTCACGGTGGTGGGCACGCAGTCCTTCGGCAAGGGCTCGGTGCAGACCATCATCCCGCTCGGCGAGAACGGCGCGCTGCGGCTGACGACGGCGCTGTATTACACGCCGTCCGGCAAGTCGATCCAGGGCAAGGGCATCACGCCCGACATCAAGGTCGACCAGCCGCTGCCGCCTGAGTTGCAGGGCAGGGACCTGACACGCGGCGAATCGGATCTCAAGGGCCATATCAAGGGCGCCGACGAGAGCTCGACCGGCTCGGGCTCGGCCGCCTATGTGCCGCCGGATCCGAAGGACGATCTGCAGCTGATCCATGCCGAGCAGCTGCTGCGCGGCCAGAAGACGGATCCGTCCTTCCCGCCCAATCCGGAGAAGGCTGTTCTTAACCAGTAA
- a CDS encoding murein hydrolase activator EnvC family protein: MSEQGKSRAGFWRTRSCLAAAAVLLSLGVARAENPLDTAPDPNQSRAEYERVSKEITLSSERLAKLAADIAAVKKDHASITAALIQSAMTEQKLGQDIEDIGGKLEGLKDQEQKIRASLLARRDVLAEVLGALQRMGLNPPPAILVKPEDALSSVRSAILLGAVVPELRQQTDTLLADLKEQARVTASIEAERARLTAAVGDQVAEKKRLSMLLEAKQKLESDTETELAAEKQRSQDLAAKATSLKDLIASLETEADKNRKAAEAARQAAADAKATGDDKATGDKAGTSTELASLPVPEANRLAAATPFSALQGQIGLPVTGKIKRKFGTDDGNGAVMQGDMVATQSGAIVTAPADGNVLYAGPFRSYGQLLILNAGDGYHVVLAGMSRISVATGQSVLAGEPVGAMAEARVASTSATKTLDATPELYVEFRKDGKPVDPTPWWADRFSGRT, from the coding sequence ATGTCTGAGCAGGGAAAATCGAGAGCGGGCTTTTGGCGCACGCGCAGCTGCCTGGCAGCGGCGGCAGTGCTGCTTTCGCTTGGCGTGGCGCGGGCCGAAAACCCGCTCGACACAGCCCCTGATCCGAACCAGAGCCGCGCCGAGTACGAGCGGGTCTCGAAGGAGATCACGCTGTCGTCCGAGCGGCTGGCCAAGCTTGCCGCCGACATCGCGGCGGTCAAGAAGGATCATGCCTCGATCACGGCGGCACTGATCCAGTCGGCGATGACCGAGCAGAAGCTCGGCCAGGACATCGAGGACATCGGCGGCAAGCTGGAAGGGTTGAAGGACCAGGAACAGAAGATCCGAGCCTCGCTGCTGGCGCGTCGCGACGTGCTGGCCGAGGTGCTCGGCGCCCTGCAACGCATGGGGCTCAACCCGCCGCCGGCGATCCTGGTGAAGCCGGAGGACGCGCTGTCTTCGGTGCGCAGCGCCATCCTGCTGGGCGCTGTCGTGCCGGAACTGCGCCAGCAGACCGACACATTGCTGGCCGACCTCAAGGAGCAGGCGCGGGTGACGGCTTCGATCGAGGCCGAGCGGGCGCGGCTGACGGCGGCGGTCGGGGATCAGGTGGCCGAAAAGAAGCGACTGAGCATGCTGCTCGAGGCCAAGCAGAAGCTCGAATCGGACACGGAAACGGAACTGGCCGCCGAAAAGCAGCGCTCCCAGGACCTGGCGGCCAAGGCCACCAGCCTGAAGGACCTGATCGCCTCGCTGGAAACCGAGGCCGACAAGAACCGCAAGGCGGCCGAGGCCGCGCGCCAGGCGGCGGCCGACGCCAAGGCGACCGGCGATGACAAGGCAACCGGTGACAAGGCCGGAACATCGACGGAACTGGCGTCGCTGCCCGTGCCGGAGGCCAATCGCCTTGCCGCCGCAACACCGTTTTCGGCGCTGCAGGGGCAGATCGGTCTGCCGGTTACCGGCAAGATCAAGCGGAAGTTCGGCACTGACGACGGTAACGGCGCGGTGATGCAGGGCGACATGGTTGCGACACAATCGGGAGCCATCGTCACCGCGCCGGCGGATGGGAATGTGCTTTATGCGGGGCCGTTTCGCTCTTATGGACAACTCTTGATCCTGAACGCAGGTGACGGCTATCATGTCGTCCTGGCCGGGATGAGCAGAATCAGTGTCGCGACTGGCCAGTCAGTGCTCGCAGGAGAGCCGGTCGGCGCGATGGCAGAGGCCAGGGTGGCAAGCACCTCGGCGACGAAGACTTTGGATGCCACGCCGGAACTCTATGTAGAGTTCCGCAAGGATGGAAAACCCGTCGATCCGACCCCATGGTGGGCGGACCGTTTTTCTGGAAGGACGTGA
- the rlmH gene encoding 23S rRNA (pseudouridine(1915)-N(3))-methyltransferase RlmH: MKITVHAVGRMKAGPEKQLADRYFERFAKSGPAVGLEFAGIAEIAEGRAQTANERRREEGQKLQTLLQQGTALILLDERGKGFSSEDFAGRIGLLRDGGRKAMVIAIGGADGHDQSLRDQADLVLSFGMMTWPHQLVRVMLGEQLYRAATILSGHPYHRS, encoded by the coding sequence ATGAAGATTACCGTTCATGCCGTGGGCCGGATGAAAGCCGGCCCCGAGAAGCAACTCGCCGACCGTTATTTCGAGCGCTTCGCCAAGAGCGGCCCCGCAGTCGGGCTGGAATTTGCCGGCATTGCCGAGATCGCGGAAGGTCGCGCCCAGACCGCAAACGAGCGCCGGCGCGAGGAAGGCCAGAAACTGCAGACCCTGCTGCAGCAGGGCACCGCGCTGATATTGCTCGATGAGCGCGGCAAGGGATTTTCATCGGAAGATTTCGCCGGACGTATCGGCCTGCTGCGCGACGGCGGCCGCAAGGCGATGGTCATCGCCATTGGCGGCGCCGACGGCCACGATCAATCGCTGCGCGACCAGGCCGACCTGGTGCTGTCGTTTGGCATGATGACATGGCCGCACCAACTGGTCCGGGTCATGCTGGGCGAGCAACTCTACCGGGCCGCCACGATCCTCTCCGGCCATCCGTATCATCGGTCGTGA
- the rsfS gene encoding ribosome silencing factor has translation MPSPAGISVNDAVSRAIKTVLASLEDSKAENIVSIDIQGKSSLGDYMVVASGRSHRHVAAVADHLLKALKDAGLGTARVEGLAGADWVLIDSGDIIVHVFRPEVRDFYNLEKMWQSPDLEEETLH, from the coding sequence GTGCCTTCGCCGGCCGGGATCAGCGTAAACGACGCCGTGTCCCGCGCCATCAAGACAGTCCTTGCCAGTCTGGAAGACTCCAAGGCCGAAAATATCGTCTCAATCGACATTCAGGGAAAATCGAGCCTCGGCGACTATATGGTCGTCGCATCGGGCAGATCGCACCGTCATGTCGCGGCTGTCGCCGATCATCTCCTCAAGGCGCTCAAGGATGCCGGTCTAGGCACGGCGCGCGTTGAAGGACTGGCAGGCGCCGACTGGGTCCTGATCGATTCTGGCGACATCATCGTCCATGTCTTCCGGCCCGAAGTTCGCGACTTCTACAATCTGGAAAAGATGTGGCAGTCGCCGGACCTAGAGGAAGAGACCCTCCACTGA
- a CDS encoding mechanosensitive ion channel family protein, whose translation MPIDPQNALLTVQAGLAQLSTLIVSYAFSAIGAVILLVVGYIVAGLAERSIFAGLGHIHGFDATLRHFFSKIVRYAILILVTIMVLGQFGVQTASIIAAIGAIGLAIGLALQGTLQNIAAGIMLLALRPFRIGESVEVGSIAGTIEEIGLFATSLRTADGIYILAPNSTLWSQPVRNFSRNGVRRGDVTLSIGSWNDIDRAQKTLLAIAAAERRVKREPAPIAFVATLGDSTVSIALRYWTSSADFFATQTDLVKRAKQEFDNEGISIPLPPPQAPQPQARRQ comes from the coding sequence ATGCCGATCGACCCGCAAAACGCCCTTCTCACCGTCCAGGCCGGCCTCGCGCAGCTCTCAACGCTGATCGTCTCCTACGCTTTCTCGGCCATTGGTGCCGTCATCCTGCTGGTTGTCGGCTACATCGTCGCCGGCCTCGCCGAACGCTCGATCTTCGCCGGCCTCGGCCACATCCACGGTTTCGACGCGACGTTGCGGCATTTCTTCTCGAAGATCGTCCGCTATGCCATCCTGATCCTTGTCACCATCATGGTACTCGGCCAGTTCGGCGTGCAGACCGCGTCGATCATCGCCGCCATCGGCGCCATTGGCCTGGCCATCGGCCTGGCGCTGCAGGGCACGCTGCAGAACATCGCCGCCGGCATCATGTTACTGGCGCTGCGACCGTTCCGCATAGGCGAATCCGTCGAGGTCGGTTCGATTGCCGGGACGATCGAAGAGATCGGCCTGTTCGCGACAAGCCTGCGCACCGCCGACGGTATCTATATCCTGGCGCCCAATTCGACGCTTTGGAGCCAGCCGGTGCGCAACTTCAGCCGCAACGGCGTGCGCCGTGGCGACGTCACGCTCAGCATCGGTTCCTGGAACGACATCGACCGGGCACAGAAGACGCTGCTCGCCATTGCCGCCGCCGAACGGCGGGTCAAGCGCGAGCCCGCCCCCATCGCCTTCGTGGCGACCTTGGGCGACAGCACAGTCTCCATTGCCCTGCGCTACTGGACATCATCAGCGGATTTCTTCGCCACCCAGACCGATCTCGTCAAGCGCGCCAAGCAGGAATTCGACAACGAAGGCATTTCGATCCCGCTGCCGCCGCCGCAAGCGCCGCAACCGCAAGCGCGCCGGCAATAA